Within Candidatus Hydrogenedentota bacterium, the genomic segment TCACGACCAAGGATGTGGGGCAGGGCACGGGGCTCGGACTTCCCGTGGTCCACGGAATTGTCCTGTCGCATGCGGGAACCATTCAAATCCACAGTGAAGTGGGCCGGGGAACCCGGTGTGAGATCCGGCTTCCGGTGAATGCCCCGTTGAAACCCGAAGCCGGGGAGAAGCCCTGACATGGCCGGGAAGTCCCGAAAAGAATGCATTCTGGCGGTCGACGACTCCGAGCCCACGCTCGAGGTGGTCCAGAGGAACCTGGCGGCGGAGGGATACCGGGTGCTGACCGCCGGCAGCGTGGCCATGGCCGCCAAACTGCTTGAAGCGAAAAAAATAGACCTCGTCATCACCGACCTCAAGATGCCCAAAGTCAGCGGCATGGACCTTGTGCGGCATGTCCGGGAGAACTTCCGGGACACGGAGGTGATCATGATCACCGGATACCCTTCCATAGAGGGTGCGGTCAAGGCGATCAAGTCCGGCGCCGAGGAATACCTCGCGAAGCCGTTCACCGGCGCCGAACTCCTGTCCGCAGTGCGGTGCGCCCTCGGCAAACTGGATGCCCGGAAACGCGGCGGCGCCTCCGCTCCGCAAACGCCCATGACGACGCATGGTCTGCTGGGGGAGTCGGAAGCCATCCGAAAGGTGGTGCAGGACATCGCCAAAGCCTCCGCAACTTCCGCAACCGTCTTGATCACGGGGGAGAGCGGCACGGGAAAAGAGCTTGTTGCGCGCGCCATACATTACGCCGGAAAACGGTCATCGGCCCCCTTCGTGCCCGTCAACTGCGGCGGAATCCCGGACGGGCTGCTCGAAAGCGAGCTTTTCGGCCATGTCAAGGGCGCGTTTACCGGCGCCACGGAATCGCGGGCGGGTTTCTTCCACGCAGCCGACGGGGGCACGATCTTTCTCGACGAAGTGAGTGAGACAAGCGCGTCCATGCAGGTCAAGCTGCTGCGTGTTCTGGAGAACCGGGAGGTCTGCATGGTGGGGTCAAGCCGGCCGCGCAAGGTCGACACGCGGGTTCTGGCCGCCACAAACAAGGACCTTGCCGGCCTGGTGAAAAAAGGCACCTTCCGAAAAGACCTGTTCTTTCGGCTGCATGTGATCACCATTGTCCTCCCCCCCCTGCGGGACCGGGGAGACGATGTCCTTCTCCTCGCCGCCCACTTCGCCAAACGATACGCCGCCGAGCTGGACCGGCCGCAGCCCCGCTTCTCGGAGAGGGCCGTCGCCATGCTGAGAAACCACGACTGGCCCGGCAACGTGCGGGAACTCGAAAACGTCATCCAGAGACTTGTGGTCATGACGGACGGGAGTGTCATTGACGCCCCCGACCTTCCCCCCCTCATGCGCTTCTCGGCCCTCAGAGGAGCCGGGCTTGACCGGACGCTGATGGAAGTCGAAACGGAATACGTCGGCGATGTCCTTGCCAGCGTGGGAGGCAACAAGACCCGCGCCGCCGCAATCCTTGGCATTGACCGAAAAACCCTCCGTGACAAACTCCGCGGTCTTTCGGGCACACAAGAGCAGTCCCCCACCTGCTGACCGCGCTCAGCGCGCCTCTCTCCGGAACAACTCCCGGCCTCTTCGGGGGGACGGGCATGACCGGGGAAAAATTCCCCGGCGGGTAAAAGCTCCCCGGTATGGGGAGGCCTTTTCAGCGCTGCCCTTTGGACAATGCGCCCCAAAAACGGACAAAAGGGTTCATCCGTCCATGGTCCGCCGCCGCCGCCCTCTTGGCATGGCAGTTGCTTACCCCCAAACACGGTCAGGCCTCAAGGGAGATGCTGCCATGGGTACCAGAGAAGCTGAAGCGCTGTGCGTCACGTGCAAGTGGGCGGCGGGATGCACCATCCCGGTAGATTCCATCGAGCCGGTTCTCTCCTGTGGGGCCTTCACCGAGCTTGCGGTGTCCGGTCATAAGAACCGCGCGGAGACCGGCGACTCCAACCGTCAGGATCCCAGCCGGGTGGACGGACTCTGCGGGGACTGCGGATGCCGGGAATCCTGCGTGTTCCGCCTGCGCGAAGGGGGGACATGGCACTGCGAGGAATACTGCTGAGAGGCGCGTCAGGCATGCCGTGCCCGGCGAAAGGAGAACACATGCGGGCCCAGATAGATGAGCGCGAAATCCTGTCCATAATCGGCAGGCACAACGCCGAATGCGGCGGATTGATCGCCATGCTGGAAGAAATCCAGGCCGTGCATGGATATCTGCCGGAAGAGGCGCTCAGGCTGGTTGCCCGCGCCGGAGGGCGTTCTCTTGCCGATGTGTACGGCGTGGCGACCTTCTACCGCTCGTTCAGCCTGAAGCCCCGCGGCCGGCACTACATCTGCGCCTGCATGGGGACCGCATGCCATGTCCGCTGCGCGCCCATGGTTGTGGAGGAACTGGAGCGGCAACTGGGAATCCAGTCCGGGGAAACCACTGAGGACGGCGAGTTCACCCTGGAAACGGTGAACTGTCTCGGGGCCTGTGCCCTTGGCCCCATTGTGGTGGTGGACGGGACTTACCATTCAAAGGTGGACGCGGCCGGTGTCAGAAGAATTCTGAAGAAGATACGTGTCGAACCGAAGCCGTCGAGTTCAGAGCCGAAGGTGACCGTTCAGAGCCTGTAAAGGATGCGCCCACAGATGCGACTGAGTCCCCAAAACGCCCTAAATCAATTGAAGACGGAACTCCAGAGCGCCGCAAATGGCGATGGCCGGACGCTGGTGATTCCGGCAGGCACCTGCGGCCGGGCCAGCGGCGCCGACGAGCTGGTCCGCAGGACGAAAGAAAGGATTCTCCAAGGCGGTCTTGCGGGCGAAATCCAGGTGCGCGTCACCGGCTGCCACGGTTTCTGCGAAATGGAACCGTCGGTTCTTGTGGAGCCGGAAGGCGTCTTCTATCCCAAAGTGAAGCCGGGCGACGCCGAACGCCTGGTCGAGGCGGCGGCTCAGGGGACCATCCTGGAAGACCTGGTGTGGGCGGACCCTGTCACCGGGGTGAAAGAGCCCTTTCAAAGGGAGATCCCCTTCTTTAAGAAGCAGACGCGCACGATTCTCTCCCGGAATGAGCTGGTCGACCCGGAAGACCTGGCGTCTTACATCAGAAGCGGCGGGTACTCCGCCCTGCTCAAGGTGCTGGAACGGGGCGACCCCGCATGGGTTGTCCAGGAAGTCAAATCCTCGGGACTGCGGGGGCGGGGCGGGGCCGGATTTCCCACCGGCCTCAAGTGGGAAATGCTGTCGAAACAGCCGGCCACGCCGGACAAGTTCCTCGTGTGCAACGCGGACGAGGGCGACCCGGGCGCGTACATGGACCGCAGCATACTTGAGGGAAACCCGCACAGCATACTCGAGGGCATGCTGATTGGCGCCTATGCGACGGGCGCCACCAGGGGCATCCTTTATGTCCGCAACGAGTATCCCCTGGCCATAAAGCATGTGCGTCTGGCGCTGCAGCAGGCGCGCGGCCTGGGCCTTCTTGGGGAGGGCATTCTGGGGACGGACTTCCGCTTTGACATCCAGGTGGTCCAGGGCGCCGGCGCGTTCGTGTGCGGCGAGGAGACCGCGCTCATCCGGTCCATTGAGGGGCGCATGGGCGAACCGCAGCAGCGGCCCCCGTTCCCCATCCAGCGCGGCATCAACGGCAAACCGACGAGCATCAACAACGTTGAGACGTGGGCAAACATCCCCGTTGTCGTCGGGGGGGGCGCGGAGCGCTTCGCCCAAACCGGCACCGGCGGCAGCTCCGGCACAAAGATTTTCAGCCTCGTCGGAAAGATCCGGAACACGGGCCTCGTCGAGGTTCCCATGGGCATCACCATAAGGGAGATCGTCCATGACATTGGCGGCGGTCCCGTCGGCAGGGCGGACTTCAAGGCAGTGCAGACCGGCGGGCCCTCCGGCGGGTGCATTCCCGCCTCGCGCTTCGACCTCCCCATTGACTACGACAGCCTGGCCAAGGCCGGCTCCATCATGGGGTCCGGCGGAATGATCGTCATGGACGGCAACACCTGTGTCGTTGATGTGGCCAAGTACTTCATGGGCTTCCTGAAGGACGAGTCCTGCGGGAAGTGCTTCACCTGCCGCAAGGGAACCCAGCGGATGCATGAGATTCTCGACGGCATCACGAGCGGCAACGGAACCCGCGAACAGCTGGACCTGCTGGAGGAGCTTGCCCTCACCGTCAAGGACACGACCATGTGCGGCCTGGGGCAGACCGCCGCAAACCCGGTCCTTTCGACACTGCGCTATTTCCGCGACGAGTACCTGGAGCACATAGACGGGCACCGCTGCCCCGCCGGCGTGTGCAAGCCGCTGATCTCCTACTCAATCAACGAGAACTGTTCGGGCTGCATGGCATGCGGCAAAAACTGCCCGACGCAGGCCATTTCCGGGGAGAGGAACAAGCGCCAGGTCATTGACCCGGACAAGTGCATCAAGTGCGGATCGTGCAGGAGTGTGTGCAAGCACGACGCGGTGGAGGTCGCCTAGCATCATGAATGGAACGGTCAACATCACCATCAACGGCCTTGCCGTTCGGGTTGAGCGGGGCATCACCGTTCTTGAGGCCGCCCGGTTCATCGGGTTCCCCATCCCCACCCTTTGCCACATGGACGGGCTGTCTCCGTACGGGGCGTGCCGCCTCTGCGTCGTTGAGATCGGAGAGGGGGCGCGCGCGAAGCTGGTCAGTTCCTGCACCTATCCGGTGGAGGAGGGGCTTCTTGTCCGCACGGCTTCCAGGCGGGTGCTCCGGGCCCGCAGGATGATTCTGGAACTGCTGCTGGCATCCTGCCCGCAGTCCAAGGTGATCCAGGACCTCGCCGCGGCCCATGGCGTCCGGCAGCAGCGGTTCCTCCAGGAACATGACGACTGCATCCTGTGCGGGCTGTGCGTGCGCATGTGCGAGGAGCAGATGATGGCGAAGGCCATCGGATTCCGGCACAGGGGGGAAAAGCGGAGCATCGGCACGCCGTTTGACGTCCACTCGGAGGAATGCCGGCTCTGCGGCGGCTGCATGTACGTGTGCCCGGCCTGCCAGCTCCGCTGCACCTACAACGCCCCCGAAAAGGCTGTCTGTGGCGGGTGTCAGAACCTGACGCCGCCGTGCGTTGAAAAAGACCCCTTTGACGACATGATGTGTTACATGGACCCCTGTGTCGCCTGTGAAAAACCCAAGAATTGACGGACTGAAAGGATTCCAAGACGATGGAGAGCACATTTTCGAAAGTGAACGCTTCGGCGGCCACACTGACCAAGAACCGCACGGTGGACTCCGTGGTGCCGGCCTCGGGGCTCTGCGCGACCTGCGTGGACGGATGCATCGGCATGTGCGAGGTCGGAAAGTCCGCGTATCGGGGGCACGAGGTCCTCTATCCCCAGCCCTTCGGCGTCATCACCACCGCCGGAGAGAAGACGTATCCCGTGGACTATTCGCATTTCAACATCATGGGCACCGCGGTCGGGGCGCACGGCATTGATGCGGACAGCGACAAGGCCATCTTTCCCGCCGTGAACCTGGAAGTCCGCTTCGGCCATGACAACGGGATCAAATACCGCTACCCGTGGCACATCCCCGGAATAGGCTCCACCGACATCGCCAAGAACAACTGGGAGGGCCTGGCCATCGGCTCGGCGCTTGCCGGCACCGGCCTGACCATCGGGGAGAACGTGGTCGGAATGGACGAGGAGGCCGTGATCAAGGACGGCCGCATCGTGGACACCGCGGATCTCAAGCGCCGTGTGAGGCTCTACAAGGACCATCAGCGGGACGGCTACGGCGCCATCATTGTGCAGGCAAACGTCGAGGACAGCCGCCTGGGCGTGCTCGAGTACGCCATCGAAAAACTCGGCGTGCGGTGCGTGGAGCTCAAATGGGGGCAGGGCGCCAAGGACATCGGCGGCGAGGTGAAAATCAGCAGCCTCAAGAAGGCGCGGCTGCTGCACGAACGCGGCTATGTCGTTCTTCCCAATCCCACCGATCCCGACGTCATCAGGGCATTCGAGCACGGGTCCTTCAATGCGTTCGAGCGCCATTCCCGGGTCGGCATGGTCGACGAGGAATCGTTCGCCCTGCGCATCGAGGGCCTGCGCCGCGCCGGCGCCAGGTACGTGTTCCTCAAGACCGGCGCCTACCGCCCGGCGGACCTGGCGCGCGCGGTCAAATACGCGTCCAAGTACAAGCTCGACCTGCTGACCGTGGACGGGGCGGGCGGCGGCACCGG encodes:
- a CDS encoding sigma-54-dependent Fis family transcriptional regulator gives rise to the protein MAGKSRKECILAVDDSEPTLEVVQRNLAAEGYRVLTAGSVAMAAKLLEAKKIDLVITDLKMPKVSGMDLVRHVRENFRDTEVIMITGYPSIEGAVKAIKSGAEEYLAKPFTGAELLSAVRCALGKLDARKRGGASAPQTPMTTHGLLGESEAIRKVVQDIAKASATSATVLITGESGTGKELVARAIHYAGKRSSAPFVPVNCGGIPDGLLESELFGHVKGAFTGATESRAGFFHAADGGTIFLDEVSETSASMQVKLLRVLENREVCMVGSSRPRKVDTRVLAATNKDLAGLVKKGTFRKDLFFRLHVITIVLPPLRDRGDDVLLLAAHFAKRYAAELDRPQPRFSERAVAMLRNHDWPGNVRELENVIQRLVVMTDGSVIDAPDLPPLMRFSALRGAGLDRTLMEVETEYVGDVLASVGGNKTRAAAILGIDRKTLRDKLRGLSGTQEQSPTC
- a CDS encoding NAD(P)H-dependent oxidoreductase subunit E → MRAQIDEREILSIIGRHNAECGGLIAMLEEIQAVHGYLPEEALRLVARAGGRSLADVYGVATFYRSFSLKPRGRHYICACMGTACHVRCAPMVVEELERQLGIQSGETTEDGEFTLETVNCLGACALGPIVVVDGTYHSKVDAAGVRRILKKIRVEPKPSSSEPKVTVQSL
- a CDS encoding 4Fe-4S binding protein, coding for MRLSPQNALNQLKTELQSAANGDGRTLVIPAGTCGRASGADELVRRTKERILQGGLAGEIQVRVTGCHGFCEMEPSVLVEPEGVFYPKVKPGDAERLVEAAAQGTILEDLVWADPVTGVKEPFQREIPFFKKQTRTILSRNELVDPEDLASYIRSGGYSALLKVLERGDPAWVVQEVKSSGLRGRGGAGFPTGLKWEMLSKQPATPDKFLVCNADEGDPGAYMDRSILEGNPHSILEGMLIGAYATGATRGILYVRNEYPLAIKHVRLALQQARGLGLLGEGILGTDFRFDIQVVQGAGAFVCGEETALIRSIEGRMGEPQQRPPFPIQRGINGKPTSINNVETWANIPVVVGGGAERFAQTGTGGSSGTKIFSLVGKIRNTGLVEVPMGITIREIVHDIGGGPVGRADFKAVQTGGPSGGCIPASRFDLPIDYDSLAKAGSIMGSGGMIVMDGNTCVVDVAKYFMGFLKDESCGKCFTCRKGTQRMHEILDGITSGNGTREQLDLLEELALTVKDTTMCGLGQTAANPVLSTLRYFRDEYLEHIDGHRCPAGVCKPLISYSINENCSGCMACGKNCPTQAISGERNKRQVIDPDKCIKCGSCRSVCKHDAVEVA
- a CDS encoding 4Fe-4S dicluster domain-containing protein, translated to MNGTVNITINGLAVRVERGITVLEAARFIGFPIPTLCHMDGLSPYGACRLCVVEIGEGARAKLVSSCTYPVEEGLLVRTASRRVLRARRMILELLLASCPQSKVIQDLAAAHGVRQQRFLQEHDDCILCGLCVRMCEEQMMAKAIGFRHRGEKRSIGTPFDVHSEECRLCGGCMYVCPACQLRCTYNAPEKAVCGGCQNLTPPCVEKDPFDDMMCYMDPCVACEKPKN
- a CDS encoding FMN-binding glutamate synthase family protein, with product MESTFSKVNASAATLTKNRTVDSVVPASGLCATCVDGCIGMCEVGKSAYRGHEVLYPQPFGVITTAGEKTYPVDYSHFNIMGTAVGAHGIDADSDKAIFPAVNLEVRFGHDNGIKYRYPWHIPGIGSTDIAKNNWEGLAIGSALAGTGLTIGENVVGMDEEAVIKDGRIVDTADLKRRVRLYKDHQRDGYGAIIVQANVEDSRLGVLEYAIEKLGVRCVELKWGQGAKDIGGEVKISSLKKARLLHERGYVVLPNPTDPDVIRAFEHGSFNAFERHSRVGMVDEESFALRIEGLRRAGARYVFLKTGAYRPADLARAVKYASKYKLDLLTVDGAGGGTGMSPWHMMNEWGVPPVHLHSLLYQYAETLAARGEHLPAMAVAGGFSFEDHIFKGLAMGAPFVKIVGMARAPIAAAMVGKTIGRTIDSNNVPVYISRFGNRKDDIFVTAVELRRELSGIDFDTIPTGALGLYTYYERLAQGLRQFMAGSRKFSMAHLSRNDIAALTREAAEISRIRHIMDVDQEEVASILG